A stretch of Methanosphaerula palustris E1-9c DNA encodes these proteins:
- a CDS encoding CxxC-x17-CxxC domain-containing protein has product MSERGFGGPRNFGPREMTKTICSDCGKECEVPFKPTQDRPVYCRDCLPKHRKPRF; this is encoded by the coding sequence ATGAGCGAAAGAGGATTCGGAGGTCCAAGGAACTTTGGGCCACGAGAAATGACAAAAACGATCTGTTCAGACTGTGGAAAAGAGTGCGAGGTTCCGTTCAAGCCAACACAGGACAGACCGGTTTATTGCAGGGACTGCCTTCCAAAGCACAGAAAGCCAAGATTCTAA
- a CDS encoding metal-dependent hydrolase → MLILCHLFVGTILGLVLSDLLGDRRLVAACMAGAVLPDLIDKPLGHLLFKATIDNGRLFTHSLLLCLILFLIAGLLISRRKGPLLMGIGVGVLSHQILDAMWTQPELWYYPLLGQYTKQSYPDFFLHMLLVELTTPTEWLFFAGILICLFSWYRGEWIRSLTPAPLIRYERQFRTLILALIGCAGAAALLAGFMGSDTILTGLTTPLDNLILGSSAVAGAILGGFVFRKRETRVEGWER, encoded by the coding sequence ATGCTGATCCTCTGTCACCTCTTTGTGGGAACCATCCTCGGACTGGTCCTCTCCGATCTACTCGGGGATCGGCGCCTGGTCGCTGCATGCATGGCCGGCGCCGTGCTCCCGGACCTGATCGACAAGCCGCTCGGTCACCTGCTATTCAAAGCAACGATCGACAATGGCAGACTCTTTACCCACAGCCTCCTCCTCTGCCTCATTCTGTTTCTGATCGCCGGACTGCTGATCTCTCGAAGAAAGGGACCACTGCTCATGGGAATCGGAGTCGGCGTCCTCTCCCACCAGATCCTCGATGCGATGTGGACACAGCCAGAACTCTGGTACTACCCACTGCTCGGCCAGTATACCAAACAGTCATACCCGGACTTCTTCCTCCACATGCTCCTGGTCGAACTGACCACCCCAACCGAGTGGCTCTTTTTTGCGGGGATCCTGATCTGCCTCTTCTCATGGTACAGGGGAGAATGGATACGGTCGCTGACCCCTGCCCCACTCATCCGATACGAACGGCAGTTCAGAACACTGATCCTTGCCCTGATCGGGTGCGCCGGTGCCGCTGCGCTGCTCGCCGGATTCATGGGGAGTGACACCATACTGACCGGACTGACAACTCCGCTCGACAACCTGATCCTCGGATCCTCAGCAGTCGCCGGCGCAATTCTCGGGGGATTTGTCTTTAGAAAGAGGGAGACCAGGGTTGAAGGCTGGGAGAGGTGA
- a CDS encoding LbetaH domain-containing protein, protein MIRSKDEYLFYLEADRVALNRQRKRPKLFGDEIWRFQRLLRTVEFYENCRTSLFWKPFLVYYSIMFRLFGLLLGYTIPQHVFGPGLAITSVGTIVVNSCVRVGENCRLHVCVNIGSRAGTDTEAPQIGNNVCIGPGAVLFGQISIADNITIGANAVVTRSFTEEGILIAGAPAKKIECNGSVPAVKTP, encoded by the coding sequence GTGATCAGATCTAAAGATGAGTATCTGTTCTATCTTGAGGCGGACCGGGTGGCACTCAACCGGCAGAGGAAGAGGCCAAAACTCTTTGGGGATGAGATCTGGAGGTTCCAGCGGTTGCTCCGAACAGTGGAATTCTATGAGAACTGTCGAACCTCGCTCTTCTGGAAGCCGTTCCTGGTCTATTATTCGATCATGTTCCGGCTCTTTGGTCTGCTGCTCGGGTATACGATCCCCCAACATGTCTTTGGCCCGGGATTGGCGATCACCAGCGTGGGGACGATCGTTGTGAACAGTTGTGTACGGGTAGGTGAGAACTGCCGGCTTCATGTTTGTGTGAACATCGGTTCACGGGCCGGAACCGACACCGAGGCCCCCCAGATCGGAAACAATGTATGTATTGGTCCTGGGGCGGTGCTCTTTGGGCAGATCTCCATCGCTGACAATATCACCATCGGCGCCAATGCTGTGGTGACCCGGTCGTTCACTGAAGAGGGGATCCTGATCGCTGGGGCGCCGGCCAAAAAAATAGAATGTAACGGCTCTGTACCCGCGGTGAAGACCCCCTAG
- a CDS encoding 50S ribosomal protein L40e, protein MGKFPEAEERLLNVKICMRCNARNAVRATTCRKCGYQNLRPKNKERKA, encoded by the coding sequence ATGGGCAAATTTCCTGAAGCAGAAGAACGTTTACTCAATGTGAAGATCTGTATGCGCTGCAATGCAAGGAATGCAGTACGTGCAACCACCTGCCGCAAGTGCGGATACCAGAACCTGCGGCCCAAGAACAAGGAACGAAAGGCCTAA
- a CDS encoding lipopolysaccharide biosynthesis protein yields MSGAESEEEKNARIDGEKSFSTDVLKLVTGTTLAQVIVVLASPVLTRMYTPEAFGLLAVFTAITKILSVVACLRYEFSIMLPEREEDAANLLGLCLLVVTVISVLTVPLIWIGEGPFLELLNAESLAGYLWLIPPFIFMTGVFLALNYWNSRSRHYGRLSMARMVSSLAITGAQVGAGGVGMATSGSLIGANVFGTTVATLILGWQIARDDLALLRREISWSGMKAGMIRYKKFPLFESWSGLLNVASWQLPSFLLAAYFSTTVVGYYSLGFRLIQMPMDLIGGAIQQVFFQRASDAQKHGSLSVLTESVFGVLLKIGLFPMLLLSMMGEELFVLVFGSAWGEAGFYTQLLSVWALIWFITSPLSTIYMVQEKQGFGLKVNIANFVTRLLALVVGGMLGSARLAIFLFAVSGIAVYGYLCLQLLSFSGVPLRRTFRIVLSNVALFVPAGVLIMILKCWGISPLIQMVVAGACALVYYLYTLKTDPQIKELLAGFA; encoded by the coding sequence ATGAGTGGGGCAGAATCTGAGGAGGAGAAGAATGCACGGATCGATGGCGAGAAAAGTTTCTCGACTGATGTCCTCAAACTCGTAACTGGGACCACCCTGGCACAGGTGATAGTGGTCCTTGCTTCACCAGTGCTGACGCGGATGTATACGCCTGAGGCTTTCGGCCTACTGGCGGTCTTCACTGCGATCACCAAGATCCTGAGCGTCGTCGCCTGCCTGCGGTACGAGTTCTCGATCATGCTCCCTGAGCGGGAGGAGGATGCGGCCAACCTGCTTGGTCTCTGTCTGCTCGTGGTGACTGTCATCTCGGTGCTGACAGTTCCACTGATCTGGATTGGGGAAGGACCATTCCTGGAACTGCTCAATGCGGAGTCCCTCGCCGGTTATCTCTGGCTCATTCCGCCGTTCATCTTTATGACCGGTGTTTTTCTGGCGCTCAACTACTGGAACTCGCGATCCCGCCACTATGGGCGTCTCTCGATGGCGCGAATGGTATCTTCCCTGGCGATCACCGGCGCACAGGTGGGCGCCGGCGGGGTTGGGATGGCGACCAGCGGCAGCCTGATCGGTGCGAATGTCTTCGGAACAACGGTGGCCACCCTGATCCTCGGCTGGCAGATCGCCCGAGACGACCTCGCCCTGCTTCGGCGGGAGATCTCCTGGAGTGGGATGAAGGCCGGGATGATCCGGTACAAGAAGTTCCCCCTCTTTGAGTCCTGGTCCGGGCTGCTCAATGTTGCCTCCTGGCAGCTCCCCTCGTTTCTGCTCGCAGCCTACTTCTCGACGACGGTGGTCGGATATTATTCACTTGGGTTCAGGCTGATCCAGATGCCGATGGATCTGATCGGCGGCGCTATTCAGCAGGTCTTCTTTCAGCGAGCTTCGGACGCCCAGAAGCATGGATCGCTCAGTGTCCTGACCGAGAGCGTCTTTGGGGTGCTGCTGAAGATAGGTCTATTTCCAATGCTGCTGCTCTCAATGATGGGGGAGGAGCTCTTTGTCCTGGTCTTTGGGAGTGCCTGGGGGGAGGCTGGTTTCTATACTCAGTTGCTCAGTGTATGGGCCCTTATCTGGTTCATTACCTCTCCACTATCGACCATCTACATGGTGCAGGAGAAGCAGGGTTTTGGTTTGAAAGTCAATATTGCGAACTTTGTTACCCGACTGCTCGCCCTGGTCGTCGGGGGAATGCTCGGCAGCGCCCGTCTTGCAATCTTCCTCTTTGCGGTCTCAGGGATCGCTGTGTACGGGTATCTCTGTCTGCAGCTCCTCTCATTCAGTGGAGTGCCGCTCAGAAGGACGTTCAGGATTGTTCTCTCCAATGTGGCACTTTTTGTGCCGGCTGGGGTGCTGATCATGATTCTCAAATGTTGGGGTATCTCTCCTCTTATCCAGATGGTCGTGGCCGGTGCCTGCGCCCTGGTCTATTACCTGTATACACTCAAGACAGATCCCCAGATCAAGGAATTGCTGGCGGGTTTCGCCTGA
- the htpX gene encoding zinc metalloprotease HtpX, with protein sequence MKWQRDLGLTMRVWLTMFLLFIIYLVFISILSALGVGLGWLVIISVGIAFIQYFFSDKLVLMSTRARVVDADEYPELHQMVSRLCATADLPMPRIAIMPSPVPNAFATGRSPRHAVVAVTDSIYQLLTPKELEAVLAHELSHVKNRDMLTLTIASFIGMIASIIMQNGIFMSLGDRREGNPWLIAWIVAIIVWVISTILIRTLSRYREFAADRGSALITQNPQSLISALEKISGRISRVSPEKQREIEGANAFFILPVLSTSTLQQLFSTHPPLEKRIAALEAIEDEMKGY encoded by the coding sequence ATGAAATGGCAGCGTGACCTTGGACTCACCATGAGAGTCTGGCTGACGATGTTCCTCCTGTTCATCATCTACCTGGTCTTTATCAGTATACTCTCCGCGCTCGGCGTCGGTCTGGGCTGGCTGGTCATCATATCAGTAGGCATAGCATTCATCCAGTATTTCTTCTCTGACAAACTGGTGCTGATGAGCACTCGGGCCAGGGTAGTCGATGCAGATGAGTACCCGGAACTCCACCAGATGGTCAGCCGCCTCTGTGCCACGGCGGATCTGCCCATGCCGCGAATCGCCATCATGCCAAGCCCCGTCCCGAACGCATTCGCGACCGGACGGTCCCCTCGCCATGCAGTCGTCGCCGTGACCGATTCGATCTACCAGCTCCTCACACCCAAGGAACTCGAAGCCGTGCTGGCCCATGAACTGAGCCACGTGAAGAACCGGGATATGTTGACCCTGACTATCGCCTCGTTCATCGGGATGATCGCCTCGATCATCATGCAGAATGGAATCTTCATGAGCCTGGGCGACCGAAGAGAAGGAAACCCATGGTTGATCGCCTGGATCGTTGCGATCATCGTCTGGGTGATCAGCACCATCCTGATTCGGACACTCTCTCGCTACCGGGAGTTTGCAGCCGACCGGGGCAGTGCCCTGATCACTCAGAACCCCCAGTCTCTGATCTCTGCACTCGAGAAGATCAGCGGCAGAATCTCCCGGGTTTCTCCGGAGAAGCAGCGAGAGATCGAAGGGGCCAACGCCTTCTTCATCCTCCCGGTCCTCTCGACTTCGACCCTGCAACAGCTCTTCTCGACCCACCCCCCACTTGAGAAGCGTATCGCTGCACTCGAAGCGATCGAGGATGAAATGAAGGGGTACTGA
- a CDS encoding M20/M25/M40 family metallo-hydrolase, translating into MQIDPADLCASLVQIRTDNPPGDTRDAVEYIRNLLEGLGVRSMIAGEEPKKANLISSQKDATLLFCGHLDVVPAIDQGWTYPPFEGDSVGGFIWGRGSTDMKGGCAAVISALAAVIEEGLEPPVDLAFVCDEEIGGKGIRHLLKAGLLSPMDCVIAEPTPARNPCIGQKGLCRMTLNFSGNPGHSSLYPDRGVSAIMEAMNLLKYLDEVHEQEFEAGDLLDEILDQSTAVLEETFSIQGLSHVLRRVMFNPGRIEGGEKANIVAQQCMLELDLRLPWGCGLEQLVTGIQEHAQNATMTIQSSAEPSFTPADARITTAVCRAVSSEYSTPAIPIVQWAASDARALRPEGFDVVEYGPGEISTMHAIDERVSIDQLETASRIYARIMREYSV; encoded by the coding sequence ATGCAGATCGATCCCGCCGACCTCTGTGCTTCGCTGGTTCAGATCAGAACAGACAATCCACCCGGGGATACCCGGGACGCCGTTGAGTACATCAGAAACCTGCTCGAAGGCCTCGGCGTCAGGTCCATGATCGCCGGCGAAGAGCCAAAAAAGGCCAACCTCATCTCCAGTCAGAAGGATGCCACCCTCCTCTTCTGCGGTCATCTGGATGTGGTTCCTGCAATCGATCAGGGGTGGACCTATCCCCCGTTCGAGGGGGATAGCGTGGGAGGATTCATCTGGGGACGGGGGTCCACCGATATGAAAGGCGGCTGTGCGGCTGTCATCAGTGCCCTCGCCGCGGTGATCGAGGAAGGGCTCGAACCCCCCGTGGACCTGGCCTTCGTCTGTGATGAGGAGATCGGTGGTAAAGGAATCCGACACCTGCTCAAAGCAGGACTCCTCTCCCCGATGGATTGTGTGATCGCCGAACCGACACCAGCCAGGAATCCATGCATCGGCCAGAAAGGACTCTGCAGGATGACCCTGAACTTCTCCGGGAACCCCGGGCACAGTTCGCTGTATCCCGACAGGGGGGTCAGTGCGATCATGGAGGCGATGAACCTCCTCAAATACCTCGACGAAGTCCATGAACAGGAGTTCGAGGCCGGCGATCTTCTCGACGAGATCCTCGATCAGTCGACGGCTGTCCTGGAAGAGACCTTCTCGATACAGGGGCTCAGTCACGTGCTCAGACGGGTGATGTTCAACCCCGGACGGATCGAAGGGGGCGAGAAGGCGAACATCGTAGCCCAGCAGTGCATGCTCGAACTCGATCTCCGCCTCCCCTGGGGATGTGGGCTCGAACAACTGGTCACGGGTATCCAGGAGCACGCCCAGAACGCCACCATGACCATTCAGAGCAGTGCAGAGCCAAGTTTCACCCCAGCAGATGCACGGATAACTACAGCAGTCTGCAGAGCCGTCAGCAGCGAGTACAGCACCCCAGCAATTCCGATCGTCCAGTGGGCTGCCAGCGATGCCAGGGCGCTGCGACCGGAAGGGTTCGACGTGGTCGAGTATGGACCCGGCGAGATCAGCACTATGCACGCGATTGACGAACGGGTCTCGATCGATCAACTGGAAACGGCCTCCAGGATCTATGCCCGGATTATGAGAGAGTACTCAGTCTGA
- a CDS encoding putative phosphothreonine lyase domain-containing protein translates to MVDVEPEALADVAYGIFEIVLNRDLRAAGRPLFKLVEEQVDFADDFSRIFTEFSDEYPLLAEALLERSLTPGAIYAMLCAGEGVVPTRTTQMYWIVLDAPQGRPEAVDDEQAGKWLIFLEKDRVDEAWKCVRDMTAEGILGISAKVSTAKPNPDARDDRFVIYVYTPDWQNEGDVMRVREELRSAGFVDRLGYKRNLETFRGEYSKKGKKVTYYSS, encoded by the coding sequence ATGGTAGATGTCGAACCTGAAGCGCTGGCTGATGTGGCATATGGGATCTTTGAGATCGTGCTGAACAGGGATCTCCGTGCAGCCGGCCGGCCGCTCTTCAAACTCGTTGAGGAGCAGGTCGACTTTGCAGATGACTTCTCCCGAATCTTCACCGAATTTTCTGATGAATACCCGTTACTGGCCGAGGCTCTCCTCGAACGGTCCCTGACTCCTGGTGCTATCTATGCGATGCTCTGTGCTGGCGAAGGGGTGGTTCCGACCCGGACCACCCAGATGTACTGGATCGTTCTTGACGCCCCACAGGGCCGGCCTGAAGCGGTGGATGATGAACAGGCAGGCAAGTGGCTGATCTTTCTTGAGAAGGACCGGGTTGATGAAGCCTGGAAGTGTGTGCGCGATATGACTGCTGAGGGAATCCTGGGGATCTCGGCCAAGGTCAGTACGGCTAAACCGAACCCCGATGCCCGCGACGATCGCTTTGTGATCTACGTTTATACGCCTGACTGGCAGAATGAAGGGGATGTGATGCGAGTTCGTGAGGAACTGCGCAGTGCAGGTTTTGTCGACAGGCTTGGCTATAAGCGGAACCTTGAGACATTTCGGGGTGAATATAGTAAAAAAGGGAAGAAAGTTACCTATTATAGCAGTTGA
- a CDS encoding DEAD/DEAH box helicase: MPPSCFAALHPTLRQTLQHRLGWDDLRPLQEQAWQAASGGDDLLVLAPTAGGKTEAAMIPVIDRILREGLAGIACLYLSPLKALINDQEERITTLARPAGITVQMWHGDVPKGERRWEDPPQILMITPESLEVLLLDPVLSEDLAQLRAVVIDEVHAFVPDPRGVHLKVLLDRLDTITGGKVQRIGLSATVGNPESILGWLSGPGRQGQVVRSTGLPAEKRFSFIVREDPIERYQLLTGVVAGRRALVFVKSRSEAEKVRRSIGAEIPHAYVHHSALAPDLRRAAEEATTRPGPVCIICTSTLELGIDIGDLDLIVQVGPPTSVSSFLQRLGRSGRRGSPATMTFLLGPEDLLITLAVIEAAAVHQVEPLSPPEKPYAVVLQQMLLYLIKSGRTSRSSLSRHIFPLFPFLSANPETIDRLIDNLIELGIMATDGGLLMLGDAGETTFGGAGRKDLFSVLSSVSEYQVITPDGDRIGRLDGRSLHLMPGDAFPLGGRLWSVAGCDQQHHLVIVTRASAGQCSTPIFWIGSRSSLTPLVARGMLEIIAAGKTNVPIDGEEQALLAEICSTYPSGVRQSGLQVWEEPLATGFRVVVLSFQGSLFNQVLATLLEDRLSCRVRYTDTHLIVEQKGRPGAGRRVAEVLRDLQSVTAGQVAPFLPLPPREAWKFASLLPDDLYSEMVVEDFYHLQTFLSSLSQADVLELQVTSPSLQPWSPSF; encoded by the coding sequence ATGCCTCCCTCCTGCTTCGCCGCTCTCCACCCGACGCTCCGGCAGACTCTCCAGCACCGGCTCGGCTGGGATGATCTTCGGCCTCTGCAGGAACAGGCCTGGCAAGCAGCCTCTGGCGGCGATGATCTGCTGGTACTCGCTCCGACTGCCGGAGGAAAGACTGAAGCCGCCATGATCCCGGTGATCGATCGGATCCTCAGGGAGGGGTTGGCAGGGATCGCCTGTCTCTATCTCTCCCCTTTGAAGGCACTGATCAACGATCAGGAGGAACGGATCACCACCCTGGCCAGGCCGGCCGGGATCACCGTCCAGATGTGGCACGGAGATGTTCCGAAAGGGGAACGCCGATGGGAAGATCCTCCGCAGATCCTGATGATCACGCCCGAATCGCTGGAAGTGCTGCTGCTCGATCCGGTGCTCTCTGAGGATCTCGCCCAGCTTCGCGCGGTCGTGATCGATGAGGTTCATGCGTTCGTCCCGGATCCTCGAGGTGTCCATCTGAAGGTCCTCCTCGATCGGCTCGACACGATTACAGGGGGGAAAGTACAGCGTATCGGACTTTCCGCGACCGTTGGGAACCCTGAATCGATCCTCGGGTGGCTCTCGGGACCGGGTCGACAGGGGCAGGTGGTGCGGTCCACGGGTCTCCCTGCGGAGAAGCGTTTCTCCTTTATCGTTCGGGAGGACCCGATAGAACGGTACCAGTTGCTGACGGGGGTGGTCGCCGGCCGGCGGGCTCTGGTCTTCGTCAAGAGCCGGAGCGAGGCTGAGAAGGTCCGACGTTCCATCGGTGCGGAGATTCCCCATGCCTATGTCCACCACTCGGCACTCGCACCAGATCTGCGGCGTGCAGCAGAGGAAGCGACCACCCGGCCGGGTCCGGTGTGTATTATCTGCACCTCCACCCTCGAGTTAGGGATCGACATCGGGGATCTCGACCTGATTGTCCAGGTCGGTCCGCCTACTTCGGTCTCCTCGTTTCTGCAGCGGCTTGGGCGGAGCGGCCGGCGGGGCTCTCCTGCCACGATGACCTTTCTGTTGGGCCCTGAGGATCTCCTTATCACGCTTGCGGTGATCGAGGCGGCGGCGGTACATCAGGTGGAACCCCTCTCCCCGCCAGAGAAGCCGTATGCTGTGGTCCTTCAGCAGATGCTCCTGTACCTGATAAAATCCGGGCGAACGTCCCGTTCATCGCTCTCCCGTCATATCTTTCCGCTCTTTCCGTTTCTATCGGCAAATCCGGAGACGATCGATCGCCTGATCGATAACCTGATCGAACTTGGGATTATGGCGACCGATGGGGGGCTACTGATGCTCGGTGATGCAGGCGAAACGACCTTCGGGGGAGCCGGAAGAAAGGATCTCTTCTCGGTTCTCTCCTCAGTGAGTGAGTACCAGGTGATCACCCCTGATGGTGATCGCATCGGCCGGCTTGACGGTCGTTCGTTGCATCTCATGCCCGGGGATGCGTTTCCGCTCGGAGGGCGTCTCTGGTCGGTGGCAGGGTGCGATCAACAGCACCATCTGGTGATCGTGACCCGCGCGTCAGCCGGTCAGTGTTCGACCCCGATCTTCTGGATCGGATCGCGTTCATCGCTGACTCCATTAGTCGCCCGTGGCATGCTTGAGATCATTGCGGCCGGGAAGACGAATGTTCCGATCGATGGGGAGGAGCAGGCATTGCTGGCTGAAATCTGTTCTACCTATCCGTCCGGTGTACGGCAGAGCGGCCTGCAGGTCTGGGAGGAGCCCCTCGCCACCGGCTTTCGGGTGGTGGTCCTCTCGTTCCAGGGCAGCCTCTTCAACCAGGTGCTGGCTACATTGCTCGAAGACCGTCTCTCATGCAGGGTGAGGTATACCGACACCCACCTGATCGTCGAACAGAAGGGCCGACCCGGTGCCGGAAGGCGGGTGGCAGAGGTGCTGAGGGATCTGCAATCGGTGACTGCAGGCCAGGTCGCCCCCTTTCTCCCTCTGCCCCCCCGGGAAGCCTGGAAGTTCGCATCACTGTTGCCGGACGATCTCTATTCAGAGATGGTCGTCGAGGACTTTTACCACCTGCAGACCTTTCTCTCCTCCCTTTCGCAGGCAGATGTCCTGGAGTTGCAGGTCACCTCTCCCAGCCTTCAACCCTGGTCTCCCTCTTTCTAA
- the rdgB gene encoding RdgB/HAM1 family non-canonical purine NTP pyrophosphatase, translated as MKLIVVTSNVHKAGEVAAFFSGIAEVEHVSLEIPEYRFPKVREIAEEKARYAYRTLQRPLIVDDTGFFIDALNGFPGPNAAYVFETIGNRGILKLMAGVTDRRAHFETVIAYASAEGVKSFPGIIEGTVVSPRGRDGFGYDPIFLYEGRTLAEIPLNEKSMISHRARALDAFRTWIIRTEEPAGD; from the coding sequence GTGAAACTGATCGTCGTCACCAGCAATGTACACAAAGCAGGGGAGGTCGCCGCCTTCTTCTCCGGGATCGCAGAGGTCGAACATGTGAGCCTGGAGATCCCGGAATACCGGTTCCCAAAGGTCAGGGAGATCGCAGAGGAGAAGGCCAGGTATGCGTACCGAACACTCCAACGCCCCCTGATCGTCGATGATACAGGATTCTTCATCGATGCGCTGAACGGGTTTCCCGGCCCAAACGCCGCGTATGTCTTCGAGACGATCGGAAACCGGGGGATCCTGAAGTTGATGGCCGGTGTGACCGACCGCAGGGCCCACTTCGAGACGGTGATCGCCTATGCCTCGGCAGAGGGAGTCAAGTCCTTCCCCGGGATTATCGAAGGGACTGTCGTTTCGCCCAGAGGGAGAGATGGGTTTGGGTATGACCCGATCTTCCTCTATGAGGGGCGGACACTCGCAGAGATCCCTCTCAATGAGAAGAGTATGATCTCCCACCGCGCGAGGGCGCTCGATGCGTTCCGGACGTGGATCATCAGAACAGAGGAACCAGCAGGGGACTGA
- a CDS encoding PIG-L deacetylase family protein, whose product MKILAFGAHPDDLEIGMGGTIARHISRGHEVLMVVATVPNRKEIRIPEAEQAAAILGADLIVMDVPPDELVFSREMVRQFDQIFKDFRPNVVYTHSNNDSHQDHNAVTNAVIATTRKNDCSLYMYEQTIPGGIAPLPFRGQYFIDISETIDQKLESIMAHKSQLDTYGPWWLEGIKGRASYHGFQVNTKYAEVFEVVKHLADW is encoded by the coding sequence ATGAAGATACTCGCATTCGGTGCACATCCAGATGATCTGGAGATCGGGATGGGAGGGACCATCGCCCGGCATATCAGCAGAGGGCATGAGGTACTGATGGTAGTCGCCACCGTCCCAAACAGAAAAGAGATCAGGATACCAGAGGCGGAGCAAGCTGCAGCGATCCTCGGTGCAGATTTGATCGTCATGGATGTGCCCCCCGATGAACTGGTCTTCTCCCGAGAGATGGTGCGGCAGTTCGACCAGATTTTTAAAGATTTCAGACCGAATGTCGTCTACACCCACTCCAACAACGATTCACACCAGGATCACAACGCGGTGACCAATGCGGTGATCGCGACGACCAGGAAGAACGACTGCTCGCTCTACATGTACGAACAGACGATCCCTGGCGGTATCGCACCGTTGCCGTTCCGTGGGCAGTATTTCATCGATATATCAGAGACGATAGACCAGAAGCTCGAGAGTATCATGGCTCACAAATCTCAACTCGACACCTATGGACCATGGTGGCTGGAAGGGATCAAAGGGCGGGCCAGTTACCATGGGTTCCAGGTGAACACCAAGTACGCTGAAGTCTTCGAAGTCGTCAAACACCTTGCAGACTGGTAA
- the trxA gene encoding thioredoxin: MDDELQHLREERIKEIMQQRAHVLEPVLEPVLVSVLPITVMNMEQTLTSHPLLVMDCWAPWCGPCRRVGPIIESLAREMAPTVTFAKCNTDENHQISARFQISAIPTILLFSSGKLVGRITGAYPQEVLRSKIVRTFGLRH, encoded by the coding sequence ATGGATGATGAACTTCAGCATCTGCGGGAGGAGCGCATCAAAGAGATCATGCAGCAGAGGGCGCATGTACTGGAACCAGTCCTAGAACCCGTGTTGGTGAGTGTCCTCCCGATCACGGTGATGAATATGGAACAGACGCTGACTTCGCACCCGTTGCTCGTGATGGACTGCTGGGCACCCTGGTGCGGTCCCTGCAGGAGGGTCGGTCCGATCATCGAGTCCCTGGCGAGAGAGATGGCTCCGACAGTCACCTTTGCAAAGTGCAACACCGATGAGAACCATCAGATCAGTGCCAGGTTCCAGATCTCTGCCATTCCGACGATCCTGCTCTTCTCTTCTGGTAAACTGGTCGGGCGGATCACCGGTGCCTATCCGCAGGAGGTTCTCCGGTCCAAGATCGTTCGGACGTTTGGTCTCCGGCACTGA